One region of Enterobacter ludwigii genomic DNA includes:
- the paaZ gene encoding phenylacetic acid degradation bifunctional protein PaaZ, with protein MQQLASFLSGTWQSGRGRERTIHHAITGEALWSVTSEGLDMAAARRYAIEHGGEALHKMTFIERAAMLKAVAKHLLSQKETFYALSAQTGATKADSWVDIEGGIGTLFTYASLGSRELPDDTLWPEDELIPLSKEGGFAARHVLTSKSGVAVHINAFNFPCWGMLEKLAPTWLAGMPAIIKPATATAQVTQEMVKSIIDSGLVPDGAISLICGGAGDLLNHLDSQDVVTFTGSASTGQSLRVHPNIVANSIPFTMEADSLNCCVLGEDVTPDQPEFALFIREVVREMTAKSGQKCTAIRRIIVPQTRLDAVSQALIARLEKVVVGDPAQEGVKMGALVNSEQRADVQEKVELLVAAGCEIRLGGKADLQATGAFFPPTLLFCPQPDETPAVHATEAFGPVATLMPYRNAAHAMQLARAGGGSLAGTLVTADLATARQFIAGAARAHGRIQVLNEESSKESTGHGSPLPQLVHGGPGRAGGGEELGGLRAVKHYLQRTAIQGSPSMLAAIGKQWVRGADVQEDRVHPFRKYFEELQPGDSLLTPRRTLTEADIVNFACLSGDHFYAHMDKIGAAESIFGERVVHGYFLISAAAGLFVDAGVGPVIANYGMENLRFIEPVKPGDTIQVRLTCKRKTLKKQRTAEEKPTGVVEWAVEIFNQHQQAVALYSILTLVARQQGDA; from the coding sequence ATGCAGCAGTTAGCCAGCTTCTTGTCCGGTACCTGGCAGTCTGGCCGGGGCCGCGAACGCACTATTCATCACGCCATCACTGGCGAAGCGCTGTGGAGCGTAACCAGCGAAGGGCTGGATATGGCGGCCGCCCGTCGCTATGCCATTGAGCACGGCGGCGAAGCACTTCACAAAATGACCTTTATCGAACGTGCTGCCATGCTGAAGGCGGTGGCGAAACATCTGCTTAGTCAGAAAGAGACGTTTTATGCCCTGTCTGCCCAGACCGGGGCGACAAAGGCAGACAGCTGGGTGGATATTGAAGGCGGTATCGGTACCCTCTTCACCTATGCCAGCCTGGGCAGCCGCGAACTGCCGGATGACACACTGTGGCCTGAGGATGAGTTGATCCCTCTGTCGAAGGAAGGTGGTTTTGCTGCACGCCATGTCCTGACGTCAAAATCAGGCGTGGCGGTCCATATCAACGCTTTTAACTTCCCGTGCTGGGGTATGCTGGAAAAACTGGCACCCACCTGGCTCGCCGGGATGCCTGCCATCATCAAACCCGCTACCGCCACAGCGCAGGTGACCCAGGAGATGGTGAAATCCATTATCGACAGCGGCCTGGTACCGGACGGCGCCATCAGTCTAATCTGCGGTGGCGCAGGGGATCTGCTGAATCATCTCGACAGCCAGGACGTGGTGACGTTTACCGGCTCCGCCAGTACCGGGCAAAGCCTGCGCGTCCACCCCAATATTGTGGCGAATTCCATTCCCTTCACCATGGAAGCTGACTCCCTGAACTGCTGCGTGCTGGGGGAAGACGTTACGCCAGACCAGCCAGAATTTGCCCTGTTCATTCGGGAAGTCGTCCGTGAAATGACCGCCAAGTCCGGACAAAAATGTACGGCGATCCGCCGCATCATTGTGCCGCAGACGCGGCTCGATGCCGTCAGCCAGGCGCTAATCGCGCGGCTGGAAAAAGTGGTGGTGGGTGACCCGGCGCAGGAAGGGGTAAAAATGGGCGCGCTGGTGAACAGCGAACAGCGTGCGGACGTTCAGGAGAAAGTGGAGCTGCTGGTTGCCGCAGGCTGTGAAATCCGCCTGGGGGGCAAAGCGGATTTGCAGGCTACTGGTGCCTTCTTCCCACCGACCCTGCTTTTCTGTCCGCAGCCGGATGAAACACCGGCAGTTCACGCGACTGAAGCCTTTGGTCCGGTTGCGACCCTGATGCCGTATCGCAATGCAGCCCACGCGATGCAGCTTGCCCGCGCGGGCGGTGGAAGCCTGGCCGGGACGCTGGTCACTGCGGATCTGGCAACCGCCCGCCAGTTTATTGCCGGCGCGGCACGCGCTCACGGACGTATTCAGGTCCTCAATGAGGAATCCTCGAAAGAGTCTACCGGCCACGGTTCTCCGCTTCCTCAACTGGTCCACGGTGGTCCAGGTCGCGCGGGCGGCGGTGAAGAGCTGGGCGGCCTGCGGGCAGTGAAGCACTATCTGCAGCGCACCGCCATTCAGGGCAGTCCATCCATGCTGGCTGCCATTGGCAAACAGTGGGTGCGCGGTGCTGACGTGCAGGAAGACCGCGTTCATCCGTTCCGTAAATACTTCGAGGAGTTGCAGCCGGGCGACAGCCTGCTGACGCCGCGTCGTACGCTCACAGAAGCGGATATCGTGAACTTTGCCTGCCTGAGCGGCGATCACTTTTACGCGCACATGGACAAGATTGGCGCGGCAGAGTCAATCTTTGGCGAACGCGTGGTCCACGGTTATTTCCTGATTTCCGCCGCAGCAGGGTTGTTCGTTGATGCGGGTGTCGGGCCGGTGATTGCCAACTACGGCATGGAAAACCTGCGCTTTATCGAGCCGGTTAAACCGGGCGATACCATTCAGGTGCGCCTGACCTGCAAACGTAAAACGCTGAAGAAACAACGCACCGCCGAGGAAAAACCGACGGGCGTGGTGGAGTGGGCCGTTGAGATTTTTAACCAGCATCAGCAGGCCGTGGCGCTCTACTCCATTCTGACGCTGGTGGCGCGCCAGCAGGGTGACGCCTGA
- the paaA gene encoding 1,2-phenylacetyl-CoA epoxidase subunit A yields MQHFALDCKLTNHKGDDVTQEQRFEQRIAQETAIEPQDWMPEAYRKTLIRQIGQHAHSEIVGMLPEGNWITRAPTLRRKAILLAKVQDEAGHGLYLYSAAETLGCAREDIYQKMLDGKMKYSSIFNYPTLSWADIGVIGWLVDGAAIVNQVALCRTSYGPYARAMVKICKEESFHQRQGFEACMALAQGSEAQRQMLQDAINRFWWPALMMFGPNDDNSPNSARSLAWKIKRFGNDELRQRFVDNTIPQVEMLGMTVPDPDLRFDDESGHYRFGEIYWQEFEEVINGRGICNHERLAAKRKAWEEGAWVREAALAHAEKQHARKVA; encoded by the coding sequence ATTCAACATTTCGCTTTAGATTGCAAACTAACGAATCATAAAGGTGATGACGTGACGCAAGAACAACGGTTTGAGCAGCGCATAGCGCAGGAGACGGCGATAGAGCCCCAGGACTGGATGCCTGAGGCCTACCGCAAGACGCTGATCCGCCAGATTGGCCAGCACGCGCACTCCGAAATTGTCGGCATGCTGCCCGAAGGTAACTGGATCACCCGCGCACCGACGTTGCGCCGTAAAGCGATCCTGCTGGCGAAAGTGCAGGACGAAGCCGGACACGGTTTGTACCTGTATAGCGCGGCAGAAACGCTGGGCTGCGCGCGGGAAGACATCTACCAGAAGATGCTCGACGGCAAGATGAAATACTCCTCCATCTTCAACTACCCAACCCTGAGCTGGGCCGATATCGGCGTGATCGGCTGGCTGGTGGACGGCGCTGCCATCGTTAACCAGGTAGCGTTGTGCCGGACCTCTTATGGGCCGTATGCCAGGGCAATGGTGAAAATCTGTAAAGAAGAGAGCTTCCACCAGCGTCAGGGCTTTGAAGCCTGTATGGCGCTGGCGCAGGGTAGTGAAGCCCAACGCCAGATGCTGCAGGACGCCATCAACCGTTTTTGGTGGCCGGCACTGATGATGTTTGGGCCGAACGATGACAACTCGCCGAACAGCGCCCGCAGCCTGGCCTGGAAAATCAAACGCTTCGGCAATGACGAACTTCGCCAGCGTTTTGTCGACAACACCATTCCCCAGGTGGAGATGCTCGGCATGACGGTGCCCGATCCCGACCTGCGTTTTGACGACGAGAGCGGTCATTACCGTTTCGGCGAGATCTACTGGCAGGAATTTGAAGAGGTGATTAACGGGCGTGGCATCTGTAACCACGAACGCCTGGCCGCCAAACGCAAGGCCTGGGAAGAGGGGGCGTGGGTGCGTGAAGCTGCACTGGCGCACGCAGAAAAACAACATGCCCGCAAAGTG